One Marinibacterium anthonyi genomic region harbors:
- a CDS encoding ATP-dependent helicase, translating to MRLEGICQEAELPVVPWHGDVSQSIKTRALKSPKGILLITPESLEALFIRRGLEIARLFGATRAVVIDELHTVLDSERGVQLRSLLTRLELTIKRPIRRIGLSATLGDMDLAKAYLRPDAAGSVQLIEAEGGEAELRLQLRGYVSCDEDENSPSATDAIAAHLFKHLRGSDNLVFAGARQRVEIYADRLRELCEREHLPQEFYPHHASLSREHRDFVERRLKDAAKPTTAVCTSTLELGIDIGDVTCVAQIGAPFSVAALRQRLGRSGRREGQPAVLRQYAVETQLTPESSFVDRLRLGLIRSIAMIDLLLEGWCEPPRPQALHLSTLVHQILSVIAQRGGASASVVYSILCREGPFRKVTTEVFADVLRAIGHTETGLIEQSGSGLLLLGPAGEKLVEHYSFYAVFQTPEEFRLVAEGRDLGTLPIDNVLAPGMLLIFSGRRWVVQEIHDREKVIMVKPAKAGVPPVFGGDPGDIHDKVIDRMFAVLEGGTRSAYMDAASLKMLAEARANYDQLGFRATNIQALGERTSIIATRVGTVKTSTLALALRSEGFSVEQHDGFLLVEVGDETPDLRALLADLRSGEPVDLFAGAGNLMSEKFHPYLSSALLVLDAASSKLSVQALPDVVAAIVRKGSFN from the coding sequence ATGCGGCTGGAGGGCATCTGCCAGGAAGCAGAGCTGCCGGTTGTTCCATGGCACGGGGATGTTTCTCAATCGATCAAGACGCGCGCGCTGAAATCTCCAAAAGGGATCCTGCTGATAACTCCAGAGTCCCTTGAGGCACTTTTCATTCGTCGCGGTTTGGAAATCGCCCGTCTGTTTGGGGCGACGCGCGCGGTCGTTATCGACGAGTTGCACACGGTTCTGGATAGCGAGCGCGGTGTCCAGCTCCGTTCGTTGCTCACAAGGCTCGAGCTCACGATAAAGCGTCCAATTCGTCGGATAGGTCTGTCAGCTACGCTGGGGGACATGGACCTCGCCAAGGCCTATCTTCGCCCTGACGCTGCAGGCTCTGTTCAACTGATCGAAGCAGAAGGCGGCGAGGCGGAATTGAGGCTCCAGCTTCGCGGTTACGTATCATGCGATGAGGACGAAAACAGCCCATCCGCAACGGATGCCATCGCAGCCCATCTGTTCAAGCACCTTCGAGGCAGCGACAACCTCGTCTTCGCTGGGGCGAGGCAACGAGTCGAGATCTATGCAGATCGGCTGCGGGAACTCTGCGAGAGGGAACATCTGCCGCAGGAATTCTATCCTCACCACGCTAGCCTCTCCCGCGAACACCGAGACTTCGTGGAACGCCGCTTAAAGGACGCCGCAAAGCCGACAACTGCCGTCTGCACGTCGACGCTCGAGCTTGGAATCGACATCGGTGATGTGACCTGCGTGGCCCAAATCGGCGCGCCATTCAGCGTTGCCGCGTTGCGACAACGTCTCGGCCGGTCCGGCCGACGCGAGGGACAGCCAGCCGTCTTGCGGCAGTATGCCGTCGAGACTCAGTTGACGCCAGAAAGCAGCTTCGTTGATCGTCTTCGCCTTGGTTTGATCCGGTCTATCGCGATGATAGACCTGTTGCTTGAGGGGTGGTGCGAACCGCCAAGACCGCAGGCGCTTCATCTTTCGACGCTAGTCCATCAGATACTGTCGGTCATAGCACAACGTGGCGGTGCTTCTGCCAGTGTGGTCTACAGTATCCTGTGTCGCGAGGGCCCCTTTCGCAAGGTCACAACCGAAGTGTTCGCGGATGTGTTGCGTGCGATCGGTCATACCGAAACCGGTTTGATCGAACAGTCCGGAAGCGGACTGCTACTCTTGGGACCTGCAGGCGAAAAGCTGGTCGAGCATTACAGCTTCTATGCAGTGTTCCAGACGCCTGAGGAGTTCCGCTTGGTAGCCGAAGGGAGGGATCTTGGTACCCTGCCGATCGACAACGTTCTTGCCCCAGGGATGCTTCTGATTTTCTCTGGGCGGCGGTGGGTGGTTCAGGAAATCCATGACCGCGAGAAGGTGATCATGGTCAAGCCCGCGAAAGCGGGCGTGCCTCCCGTCTTTGGCGGTGATCCAGGTGACATTCATGACAAGGTGATTGATCGAATGTTCGCAGTGCTCGAAGGAGGCACCCGATCGGCATACATGGACGCGGCTTCTCTAAAGATGCTGGCCGAAGCGCGTGCAAATTATGACCAACTTGGGTTTCGAGCCACGAATATCCAGGCTCTCGGCGAGCGTACATCGATCATCGCAACGCGAGTGGGGACGGTTAAGACGTCAACCCTGGCGCTCGCACTTAGAAGTGAGGGATTTTCAGTAGAGCAGCATGACGGGTTTCTGCTGGTGGAGGTCGGCGATGAAACACCTGATCTTCGAGCACTCCTGGCCGATCTTCGATCCGGCGAACCTGTCGACTTGTTCGCGGGAGCAGGGAACCTGATGTCGGAGAAGTTTCATCCATATCTGTCTAGCGCGCTCTTAGTTCTGGATGCAGCATCCTCAAAGTTGTCGGTACAAGCGCTTCCCGATGTGGTCGCAGCTATTGTCCGAAAAGGATCCTTCAATTGA